Proteins encoded together in one Microbacterium sp. ABRD28 window:
- a CDS encoding transglutaminase family protein, translating to MKRDVGANLELEVTEPSELVFSIAVAAGVPREREQLSVTIDGEPIEADELEDEHGTRLHRIVTRPGALVVDYSATIVGRAEPATASEAELVRYRRPSRYAESDALFPTAAAEFAGISDPAELLASVSSWVGTRLAYVSGSSLPTDGAMRTLLARQGVCRDFAHLTVALLRARNVPARLVSVYAPGLHPMDFHAVAEAHIDGAWYVVDATTLAPRSTLVRIATGRDAADTAFLTTISGAVALGTMTVTAVADVLPDDDLTELVPLR from the coding sequence ATGAAGCGGGATGTGGGCGCGAACCTGGAGCTCGAGGTCACCGAGCCGTCGGAGCTGGTGTTCTCCATCGCCGTCGCCGCCGGGGTGCCGCGCGAGCGCGAGCAGCTGAGCGTCACGATCGATGGCGAGCCGATCGAGGCGGACGAACTCGAAGACGAGCACGGCACGCGGCTGCACCGGATCGTCACGCGTCCCGGCGCCCTCGTGGTCGACTACTCGGCGACGATCGTCGGCCGGGCCGAGCCCGCCACCGCGAGCGAGGCGGAGCTCGTGCGCTACCGGCGGCCGAGCCGCTACGCCGAGTCGGACGCCCTCTTCCCCACCGCCGCTGCCGAGTTCGCCGGGATCAGTGACCCGGCCGAGCTGCTCGCATCGGTGTCATCATGGGTCGGCACACGTCTGGCCTACGTCAGCGGATCGAGCCTGCCGACCGACGGCGCGATGCGCACGCTCCTTGCCCGACAGGGCGTCTGCCGCGACTTCGCCCACCTGACTGTTGCCCTGCTGCGTGCCCGGAACGTTCCGGCCCGGCTCGTCTCGGTGTACGCCCCGGGACTTCACCCGATGGACTTCCACGCCGTCGCCGAGGCTCACATCGACGGCGCCTGGTACGTCGTGGATGCGACGACCCTCGCGCCTCGCAGCACACTCGTGCGCATCGCCACCGGCCGGGACGCCGCCGACACCGCCTTCCTCACCACGATCTCCGGGGCCGTCGCGCTCGGCACCATGACGGTGACCGCCGTCGCCGACGTGCTGCCCGACGACGACCTGACCGAGCTCGTGCCCCTGCGCTGA